Proteins encoded together in one Micromonospora kangleipakensis window:
- a CDS encoding SDR family oxidoreductase, translating into MTGRLAGKTALITGSDSGIGQATAIEFGREGADVVVHYLHDHAGANHTRAEIEKAGRRAVVVQGDISVEHQVEAMFDEALAEFDTLDVLMNDAGVDASGIPVADLDTETWDRCIRTNLYGMFFCCRRFVQHRRNQGGQGKIINITSIHQEVARAGGADYDASKGGMLELAKSLALEVAPMHMNVNNIGPGMVLTPFNQRAIDDPQYLEEQVQSIPWKRAAQPQEIAKLAVFLASDDAEYVTGSTYFMDGGLMQNQGQGP; encoded by the coding sequence ATGACCGGACGACTGGCGGGCAAGACCGCCCTGATCACCGGCTCGGACTCGGGCATCGGCCAGGCCACCGCCATCGAGTTCGGCCGCGAGGGTGCCGACGTGGTGGTGCACTACCTGCACGACCACGCCGGGGCGAACCACACCAGGGCCGAGATCGAGAAGGCGGGCCGCCGGGCCGTGGTGGTGCAGGGCGACATCAGCGTCGAGCACCAGGTCGAGGCGATGTTCGACGAGGCGCTCGCCGAGTTCGACACCCTGGACGTGCTGATGAACGACGCGGGTGTCGACGCCTCCGGCATTCCCGTGGCGGACCTGGACACCGAGACGTGGGACCGGTGCATCCGCACCAACCTTTACGGGATGTTCTTCTGCTGCCGCCGGTTCGTGCAGCATCGGCGCAACCAGGGCGGCCAGGGGAAGATCATCAACATCACCTCCATCCACCAGGAGGTGGCCCGGGCCGGCGGCGCCGACTACGACGCCAGCAAGGGCGGCATGCTGGAACTGGCCAAGAGCCTGGCGCTGGAGGTGGCGCCGATGCACATGAACGTCAACAACATCGGTCCCGGCATGGTGCTCACCCCGTTCAACCAGCGGGCCATCGACGACCCGCAGTACCTGGAGGAGCAGGTGCAGAGCATCCCCTGGAAGCGGGCCGCGCAGCCGCAGGAGATCGCCAAGCTGGCCGTCTTCCTGGCCAGCGACGACGCCGAGTACGTGACCGGGTCGACGTACTTCATGGACGGCGGCCTGATGCAGAACCAGGGCCAGGGCCCCTGA
- a CDS encoding HAD family hydrolase, whose protein sequence is MPTDNRCGVLLDVDGTLVDTTYLHTVSWWEALRQADHRVPMALIHRSIGMGSDKLLDHLLGPERDRGDDGKLRDAHDSFFGEYWERLAPLPGAAALLRACAARGLRVVLATSAAEHEVAALRAALDADDAIDTVTCSADAQESKPAPDILVAALEQSGLTAERVVFVGDSVWDVAAAGKLNIPCIGLTCGGTSRGELAGAGAVAVYDDPAALLDGLADSAIAALV, encoded by the coding sequence ATGCCTACCGACAACCGCTGCGGCGTCCTCCTCGACGTGGACGGCACCCTCGTCGACACCACCTACCTGCACACCGTGAGCTGGTGGGAGGCGCTGCGCCAGGCCGATCACCGGGTCCCCATGGCGCTGATCCACCGGTCGATCGGCATGGGCTCCGACAAGCTCCTCGACCACCTGCTCGGTCCGGAGCGCGACCGGGGCGACGACGGCAAGCTGCGGGACGCCCACGACAGCTTCTTCGGCGAGTACTGGGAGCGGCTCGCCCCGCTGCCCGGGGCCGCCGCCCTGCTCCGGGCCTGCGCCGCCCGGGGGCTGCGGGTGGTGCTGGCGACGTCGGCGGCCGAACACGAGGTGGCCGCGCTGCGGGCCGCGCTGGACGCCGATGACGCCATCGACACGGTGACCTGCTCCGCGGACGCGCAGGAGAGCAAGCCGGCGCCGGATATCCTGGTCGCCGCGCTGGAGCAGTCCGGGCTCACGGCGGAGCGGGTGGTCTTCGTCGGCGACTCGGTCTGGGACGTCGCGGCGGCCGGCAAGCTGAACATCCCCTGCATCGGCCTGACCTGCGGCGGCACCAGCCGGGGCGAGCTGGCTGGCGCGGGCGCGGTGGCCGTCTACGACGATCCGGCCGCGCTCCTCGACGGCCTTGCCGACAGCGCCATCGCCGCCCTGGTCTGA
- a CDS encoding cation:proton antiporter: MEPVDVALALVGVGALLAGILPRVLERRPLSMPIAFLGLGMLVFLLPTGLPTPDPLRWPELTTHLTEIGVIVALMGAGLKIDRPLSWARWSSTWRLLAIAMPLCIAAVALLGWWWAGLVPAAALLLGAALAPTDPVLAADVQVGEPTDVEDSEDEVRFALTSEAGLNDGLAFPFVYAAIAIATTSLAPTDWLAHWFTVDVLYKLAVGVGGGLLVGWLLGKLFFRAPSELRLARHAEGFLALAATFLAYGLVEVVGGYGFLAVFVAARAIRAAERTHEFHSVLHDFAEQIERLLTVMLLLLFGGAVIGGLLAPLTWPAALVGLALVFVVRPLAGWLSLRGAPGRPAEHWVISLFGIRGVGSFYYLAYATSKTDFPQAELIWATVGLVVIVSVVVHGIAATPVMQLLDRAGERTREDSERGRTEEPALGGARS, encoded by the coding sequence GTGGAACCGGTGGACGTGGCGTTGGCGCTGGTGGGTGTGGGCGCGCTGCTGGCAGGGATCCTGCCGCGCGTGCTGGAGCGGCGCCCGCTCTCCATGCCGATCGCCTTCCTCGGCCTGGGCATGCTGGTCTTCCTGCTCCCGACCGGGTTGCCCACGCCGGACCCGCTGCGCTGGCCGGAACTCACCACGCATCTCACCGAGATCGGGGTGATCGTGGCGCTGATGGGCGCCGGCCTGAAGATCGACCGGCCGCTGAGCTGGGCCCGCTGGTCGTCGACCTGGCGGCTGCTGGCCATCGCGATGCCGCTCTGCATCGCGGCGGTGGCGCTGCTGGGCTGGTGGTGGGCCGGCCTGGTGCCGGCGGCGGCGCTGCTGCTGGGCGCGGCGCTCGCCCCCACCGACCCGGTGCTCGCCGCCGACGTGCAGGTGGGTGAGCCGACCGACGTGGAGGACTCCGAGGACGAGGTGCGCTTCGCGCTGACCTCGGAGGCGGGGCTGAACGACGGCCTGGCCTTCCCGTTCGTGTACGCGGCCATCGCGATCGCCACCACCAGCCTCGCCCCGACGGACTGGCTGGCGCACTGGTTCACCGTTGACGTGCTCTACAAGCTCGCCGTCGGCGTGGGTGGTGGCCTGCTCGTCGGCTGGCTGCTCGGCAAGCTCTTCTTCCGGGCCCCGAGCGAGCTGCGGCTGGCCCGGCACGCCGAGGGCTTCCTCGCGCTGGCCGCCACCTTCCTGGCGTACGGGCTGGTGGAGGTGGTCGGCGGGTACGGCTTCCTGGCGGTCTTCGTGGCCGCCCGGGCGATCCGGGCCGCAGAACGGACCCACGAGTTCCACTCGGTGCTGCACGACTTCGCCGAGCAGATCGAGCGGCTGCTCACCGTCATGCTGCTGCTGCTCTTCGGCGGCGCGGTGATCGGCGGTCTGCTCGCCCCGCTGACCTGGCCGGCGGCGCTGGTCGGGCTGGCGCTGGTCTTCGTGGTCCGGCCGCTGGCCGGCTGGCTGTCGCTGCGCGGGGCGCCGGGCCGGCCGGCCGAGCACTGGGTGATCTCGCTCTTCGGCATCCGGGGGGTCGGCTCGTTCTACTACCTGGCGTACGCCACCAGCAAGACGGACTTCCCGCAGGCCGAGCTGATCTGGGCCACGGTCGGCCTGGTGGTGATCGTCTCGGTGGTGGTGCACGGGATCGCGGCCACCCCGGTCATGCAGCTGCTCGACCGGGCGGGCGAGCGGACGCGGGAGGACTCGGAGCGGGGGCGCACGGAGGAGCCGGCCCTGGGCGGCGCCCGGAGCTGA
- a CDS encoding DUF3072 domain-containing protein translates to MKGADPGYWHRCSRTEGLTKAEASRRIDELQAETGRGQ, encoded by the coding sequence ATGAAGGGCGCGGACCCGGGGTACTGGCACAGGTGTTCGAGGACGGAGGGCCTGACCAAGGCGGAGGCGTCCCGCCGGATCGACGAGCTCCAGGCGGAGACCGGGCGCGGGCAGTGA
- a CDS encoding NAD(P)/FAD-dependent oxidoreductase translates to MVVVGAGIAGVACAAELVRAGIPVQVRERARVTGGRMASKRFDGRPADLGAAYFTVDHPEFAEVAEGWRAAGLAREWTDTLVAYGPEGRRELTGPTRWSAPRGLRSLVEHLARDLPVVHDRLVLTVEPGPRVDGQDCAAVALAMPGPQAALLLDPALGAATRAVTGQRWSPALSAMLRFPARHWSDLRGAFVNGHPVLSLICDDGDRRGDGAPVLVAHTTPEFASGHLLQPTAAGPAIELAVRDLLGLPEPAGLVHVHGWTYAKPATAANGTYHLDDDGIGIAGDAFGKPRVQSAWLSGRDLGRALVDRLR, encoded by the coding sequence GTGGTGGTGGTCGGCGCGGGCATCGCCGGGGTGGCGTGCGCCGCCGAGCTGGTCCGGGCCGGCATCCCGGTGCAGGTCCGGGAGCGGGCCCGGGTGACCGGCGGTCGGATGGCCAGCAAGCGCTTCGACGGCCGCCCCGCCGACCTCGGCGCCGCCTACTTCACCGTCGACCACCCAGAGTTCGCCGAGGTGGCCGAGGGGTGGCGGGCTGCCGGGCTGGCCCGGGAGTGGACCGACACCCTGGTCGCTTACGGGCCCGAGGGCCGGCGGGAGCTGACGGGCCCGACGCGCTGGTCCGCCCCGCGCGGGCTGCGCTCGCTCGTCGAGCACCTCGCCCGGGACCTGCCCGTGGTCCACGACCGGTTGGTGCTGACGGTCGAGCCGGGGCCGCGGGTCGACGGCCAGGACTGCGCGGCGGTCGCGCTGGCCATGCCGGGTCCCCAGGCGGCCCTGCTGCTCGATCCCGCGCTCGGCGCGGCGACCCGCGCGGTCACCGGCCAGCGCTGGTCCCCGGCACTGAGCGCGATGCTGCGCTTCCCGGCGCGCCACTGGTCCGACCTCCGGGGCGCCTTCGTCAACGGGCATCCCGTGCTCAGCCTGATCTGCGACGACGGGGACCGGCGGGGCGACGGCGCGCCGGTGCTGGTCGCCCACACCACCCCCGAGTTCGCCTCGGGCCACCTGTTGCAGCCCACCGCCGCCGGCCCCGCCATCGAGCTGGCGGTCCGGGACCTGCTCGGCCTCCCGGAACCGGCCGGGCTGGTGCACGTGCACGGCTGGACGTACGCGAAGCCCGCCACCGCCGCGAACGGGACGTACCACCTCGACGACGACGGGATCGGCATCGCCGGCGACGCGTTCGGCAAGCCCCGGGTGCAGAGCGCCTGGCTCTCCGGCCGGGACCTCGGCCGGGCACTGGTCGACCGGCTGCGCTGA
- a CDS encoding SpoIIE family protein phosphatase encodes MPGTVRRIPTPSAPVPGAPGDPGASSSGAAAAVLAHPWAGTSLGAPERWDPAVRAVVDLVLASPVPMALLHGDDLVLLYNDGYAELIGARHPAALGRPAAEVFADVWHEPGAGEVLERAYRYGESFLEREAVLPADRHLVGGGEPAVFTQGHSPVRDSTGRIIGVLTVAAQTTQLTQQLQSLSDFAAALSGTLTLDDVARVTLRYAINSFDADRVAFAVDEGGSWRMVRRIRGELLDEADERLPPLWRRAPADSPGPVAVTARSGVPFYVSDGQPLRETAVDRHDQKIRALAALPLRSSVVRGALAVGYQTPHIWSAAERALLVASAELVGQAAERARRFETQHGTAQLLQRSMLPEQLPDLPRLRIAARYAPGVDGNAAGGDFYDAFVLPTGALGVVLGDVAGHDVQAAARMGQVRAALRALALSDPRPDAVLGGLDRLVSSLGAEAGTQELFVTVVFGVVEADRERITLASAGHPAPLIRRCSETDEPVAEYVDVPPGAPLGLGCQPRTVTVPFRPGDTLLLFSDGVIERRWQDLTAGLAGLAGAVTAASSGDPRALCAVATGAVPGSTEDDVAVLAVEHAVKPSRSASMEVPAEPTAPSRVRHWMTAQLTEWRVPEAVIGAAVLCTSELTTNALLHAGTAARVEIDLSAERLLVSVADSGTRGTVTRAQTDTLSSRGRGLGLIEELSDAWGTDPTVRGSTVWFEILIPS; translated from the coding sequence ATGCCAGGCACGGTCAGGCGGATCCCCACGCCATCAGCCCCGGTCCCCGGAGCTCCTGGGGACCCGGGCGCCAGCAGCTCCGGCGCGGCGGCCGCCGTGCTCGCCCATCCGTGGGCCGGCACGTCGCTCGGCGCGCCCGAGCGGTGGGACCCGGCGGTACGCGCCGTGGTCGATCTGGTCCTCGCCTCGCCCGTCCCGATGGCCCTGCTCCACGGCGACGACCTGGTGCTGCTCTACAACGACGGGTACGCCGAGCTGATCGGCGCCCGGCACCCGGCGGCGCTCGGCCGGCCGGCCGCGGAGGTCTTCGCGGACGTCTGGCACGAGCCGGGCGCCGGGGAGGTGCTCGAACGCGCGTACCGGTACGGCGAGTCCTTCCTCGAGCGGGAGGCGGTGCTGCCGGCCGACCGGCATCTGGTCGGCGGCGGCGAGCCGGCGGTCTTCACCCAGGGCCACTCCCCGGTGCGCGACAGCACCGGCCGGATCATCGGCGTGCTCACCGTCGCGGCGCAGACCACCCAGCTCACCCAGCAGCTGCAGAGCCTGAGCGACTTCGCCGCCGCCCTGTCCGGCACCCTCACCCTCGATGACGTCGCCCGCGTCACCCTCCGGTACGCCATCAACTCGTTCGACGCCGACCGGGTCGCCTTCGCCGTCGATGAGGGCGGCAGCTGGCGGATGGTCCGGCGGATCCGGGGCGAGCTGCTCGACGAGGCCGACGAGCGGCTGCCGCCGCTGTGGCGGCGCGCCCCGGCCGACTCGCCCGGCCCGGTCGCGGTGACCGCCCGCAGCGGGGTGCCCTTCTACGTCAGCGACGGCCAGCCGCTGCGGGAGACCGCGGTCGACCGGCACGACCAGAAGATCCGGGCGCTGGCCGCCCTGCCGCTGCGCTCCTCGGTGGTCCGGGGCGCGCTGGCGGTCGGCTACCAGACCCCGCACATCTGGTCCGCGGCGGAGCGGGCGCTGCTCGTCGCCTCGGCCGAGCTGGTCGGTCAGGCGGCCGAGCGGGCGCGCCGGTTCGAGACCCAGCACGGCACCGCCCAGCTGCTGCAGCGCAGCATGCTCCCGGAGCAGCTGCCCGACCTGCCCCGGCTGCGCATAGCCGCCCGGTACGCCCCAGGGGTCGACGGCAACGCCGCCGGCGGCGACTTCTACGACGCCTTCGTGCTGCCCACCGGCGCGCTGGGCGTGGTCCTCGGCGACGTGGCCGGCCACGACGTGCAGGCGGCGGCGCGGATGGGGCAGGTGCGGGCGGCCCTGCGGGCGCTCGCCCTCAGCGATCCCCGCCCTGACGCGGTGCTCGGCGGGCTGGACCGGCTGGTCTCCAGCCTGGGCGCCGAGGCCGGGACGCAGGAGCTCTTCGTGACCGTGGTCTTCGGGGTCGTCGAGGCGGACCGGGAGCGGATCACGCTGGCCAGCGCGGGCCATCCCGCACCGCTGATCCGGCGTTGCTCGGAGACGGACGAACCCGTCGCCGAGTACGTCGACGTGCCGCCCGGCGCCCCGCTGGGCCTCGGCTGCCAGCCCCGTACGGTCACCGTGCCGTTCCGCCCCGGCGACACCCTGCTGCTGTTCAGCGACGGCGTGATCGAGCGGCGCTGGCAGGACCTGACCGCCGGGCTGGCCGGGCTGGCCGGGGCGGTGACCGCCGCCAGCAGCGGCGACCCCCGGGCGCTCTGCGCGGTGGCCACCGGCGCCGTGCCGGGGTCCACCGAGGACGACGTCGCGGTGCTGGCGGTGGAGCACGCGGTCAAGCCGAGCCGGTCGGCCAGCATGGAGGTGCCGGCCGAGCCGACCGCGCCGAGCCGGGTGCGGCACTGGATGACCGCCCAGCTCACCGAGTGGCGGGTGCCGGAGGCCGTGATCGGCGCGGCGGTGCTCTGCACCAGCGAGCTGACCACCAACGCGTTGCTGCACGCCGGCACCGCCGCCCGGGTGGAGATCGACCTGAGTGCCGAGCGGCTGCTGGTGTCGGTCGCCGACTCGGGCACCCGCGGCACGGTGACCCGGGCGCAGACCGACACGCTGAGCAGCCGGGGGCGCGGTCTGGGCCTGATCGAGGAGCTGAGCGACGCCTGGGGCACCGACCCGACGGTGCGCGGCTCGACGGTCTGGTTCGAGATCCTCATCCCCTCCTGA
- a CDS encoding glycoside hydrolase family 15 protein: MDSGRIGEHGFLADGCSAALVDLAGSVNWWCPPRFDGPSVFGRLLDDRAGHWTIRPEEDFTSERSYLDDTLVLRTVFTTRTGSVAVTDALALEPGAQGHEIGRRSPRVLARLVEGLTGEVPMRVQYQPRFEYGRVSAYLTESDGQFDATAGTCRLSLRANVPLDLGDGEATGRFTARAGTRHHFTLGHADTYGGRPPAVPDADRVVADAVAGWRSWADLHRDQYRGEYRDQVWRSAIVVQGMTYQPSGAVVAAATTSLPEELGGDRNYDYRFVWVRDFSLTLQALWLAACPDEANRQFAWVSRAMGRIGDEPVPIMYGVHGERDLTEHRLDHLSGYADSRPVFIGNDAWRQRQTDVLGEVLDAAWLMRHYLDPMSPDVRQFLHALADRAVVDWRRPDAGMWEARDAERHYVSSKVLCWTALDRAVRFGTRLGEPADVARWAAARDEIRETVLTRGWNERLGAYTGAFDSDNLDASVLIMPLVGFVPADDPRMRSTMDVVERRLCRDGLLRRWDDDPAGFVICSFWLVCCLAAAGELDRARRLFEQLAARVNDLGLYAEQIDQATGEQLGNFPQAFSHIGLIHAAGWITAAAKRLGGFAEREAVPTGTVIT, from the coding sequence GTGGACAGCGGGCGGATAGGGGAGCACGGCTTTCTGGCGGACGGCTGCAGTGCGGCGCTGGTCGACCTGGCCGGTTCGGTGAACTGGTGGTGCCCGCCGCGCTTCGACGGGCCCTCCGTATTCGGCCGGCTGCTCGACGACCGGGCGGGGCACTGGACAATCCGCCCGGAGGAGGATTTCACCAGCGAACGGTCCTATCTGGACGACACGCTGGTGCTGCGTACCGTCTTCACCACCCGGACCGGTTCGGTGGCGGTGACCGACGCCTTGGCGCTGGAGCCCGGCGCGCAGGGCCACGAGATCGGCCGGCGCTCACCCCGCGTTCTCGCCCGCCTGGTCGAGGGACTGACCGGCGAGGTCCCGATGCGAGTGCAGTACCAGCCCCGCTTCGAGTATGGGCGGGTCTCCGCGTACCTCACCGAATCCGACGGGCAGTTCGACGCCACCGCCGGCACCTGCCGGTTGAGCCTGCGCGCCAACGTTCCGCTGGACCTCGGCGACGGCGAGGCCACCGGGCGGTTCACCGCCCGCGCCGGCACCCGCCACCACTTCACTCTCGGCCACGCCGACACCTACGGGGGGCGTCCGCCGGCCGTGCCGGATGCCGACCGGGTGGTGGCCGACGCGGTCGCCGGGTGGCGGTCCTGGGCCGACCTGCATCGTGACCAGTACCGGGGCGAGTACCGGGACCAGGTGTGGCGCAGCGCGATCGTGGTGCAGGGCATGACCTACCAGCCCAGCGGCGCCGTGGTCGCGGCGGCCACCACCTCGCTCCCGGAGGAGTTGGGCGGCGACCGCAACTACGACTACCGCTTCGTCTGGGTACGCGACTTCAGCCTCACCCTCCAGGCGCTCTGGCTGGCCGCCTGCCCGGACGAGGCGAACCGGCAGTTCGCCTGGGTGTCCCGGGCCATGGGCCGGATCGGCGACGAGCCGGTGCCGATCATGTACGGCGTGCACGGGGAGCGGGACCTCACCGAACACCGGTTGGACCACCTGTCCGGGTACGCCGACAGTCGACCGGTCTTCATCGGCAACGACGCGTGGCGGCAGCGGCAGACCGACGTGCTCGGCGAGGTCCTCGACGCCGCCTGGCTGATGCGGCACTACCTGGACCCGATGTCGCCCGACGTGCGCCAGTTCCTGCATGCCCTGGCCGACCGGGCGGTGGTCGACTGGCGCCGGCCGGACGCCGGGATGTGGGAGGCGCGTGACGCCGAGCGGCACTACGTGTCGTCCAAGGTGCTGTGCTGGACCGCGCTGGACCGGGCGGTGCGCTTCGGAACCCGGCTCGGCGAGCCGGCCGACGTTGCCCGCTGGGCGGCGGCCCGGGACGAGATCCGGGAGACGGTGCTGACCCGCGGCTGGAACGAGCGACTCGGCGCGTACACCGGGGCCTTCGACTCGGACAACCTCGACGCCTCGGTGCTGATCATGCCGCTGGTCGGCTTCGTGCCGGCGGACGACCCCCGGATGCGATCCACGATGGACGTGGTCGAGCGCCGGCTCTGCCGGGACGGCCTGCTGCGGCGCTGGGACGACGACCCCGCGGGCTTCGTGATCTGCTCGTTCTGGCTGGTCTGCTGCCTCGCCGCGGCCGGCGAGCTGGACCGGGCGCGGCGGCTCTTCGAGCAGCTCGCCGCCCGGGTCAACGACCTGGGGCTCTACGCCGAGCAGATCGACCAGGCCACCGGCGAGCAGCTGGGCAACTTTCCACAGGCCTTCTCGCACATCGGCCTGATCCACGCCGCGGGTTGGATCACCGCGGCCGCCAAGCGGCTCGGCGGCTTTGCCGAGCGAGAGGCCGTGCCGACCGGCACGGTGATCACGTAG
- a CDS encoding metallophosphoesterase family protein codes for MQLVITADTHVPKRAQDLPPPLWAAIDAADVVLHAGDWVDVSLLDALAARARRLVGVHGNNDGPELRARLPEVARVELDGLRVAVVHETGPKTRREERCAARFPDCDLLVFGHSHIPWDSVAPGGLRLLNPGSPTDRRAQPYATWLSAWVVAGRLDQVELHRLPPR; via the coding sequence ATGCAGCTGGTGATCACGGCCGACACCCACGTACCGAAGCGGGCGCAGGACCTGCCGCCGCCGCTCTGGGCCGCGATCGACGCCGCCGACGTGGTGCTGCACGCGGGGGACTGGGTGGACGTGTCGCTGCTGGACGCGCTGGCGGCGCGGGCCCGCCGGCTGGTCGGCGTGCACGGCAACAACGACGGCCCGGAGCTGCGGGCCCGGCTGCCCGAGGTGGCCCGGGTGGAGCTCGACGGGCTGCGGGTGGCGGTGGTGCACGAGACCGGCCCGAAGACCCGGCGGGAGGAGCGCTGCGCGGCCCGCTTCCCCGACTGCGACCTGCTGGTCTTCGGGCACTCCCACATCCCGTGGGACAGCGTCGCCCCGGGCGGGCTGCGGCTGCTCAACCCCGGTTCGCCCACCGACCGGCGGGCTCAGCCGTACGCGACCTGGCTCTCCGCGTGGGTGGTGGCGGGACGGCTCGACCAGGTCGAGCTGCACCGCCTGCCCCCGCGCTGA